A genomic region of Papaver somniferum cultivar HN1 chromosome 7, ASM357369v1, whole genome shotgun sequence contains the following coding sequences:
- the LOC113296879 gene encoding serine/threonine-protein kinase tricorner-like, which yields MDSARSWFHKFQPRERLRQTSKKKDSIIGTGTECSKPPLGGGGEDEAASNVTKQKVAAAKQYIENHYKEQMKNLQERKERRNLLEKKLADADVSEEDQNNLLKYLEQKETEYMRLQRHKMGADDFELLTMIGKGAFGEVRVCREKTSGNVYAMKKLKKSEMLRRGQVEHVKAERNLLAEVDSNCIVKLYCSFQDDEFLYLIMEYLPGGDMMTLLMRKDTLTEDEARFYVGETVLAIESIHKHNYIHRDIKPDNLLLDRYGHMKLSDFGLCKPLDCSNLQEDDFSAANNSNGSQQNDDGSTRPKRTQQEQLQHWQRNRRMLAYSTVGTPDYIAPEVLLKKGYGMECDWWSLGAIMYEMLVGYPPFYSDEPMSTCRKIVNWKTHLKFPEEAKLSPEAKDLISKLLCNVDQRLGTNGADEIKAHSWFKGVEWDRLYQMDAAFIPEVNDELDTQNFEKFEEAKNQTQTSSKSGPWRKMLSSKDINFVGYTYKNFEIVNDAQLPGMAELKKKSTKAKRPSIKSLFDEESEETSEQGDVSFRSQSEVSDTKSESP from the exons ATGGATTCGGCAAGGAGTTGGTTTCATAAGTTTCAACCACGAGAGAGATTGAGGCAAACTTCTAAGAAGAAAGATTCGATTATAGGTACTGGGACAGAATGTTCAAAACCGCcattaggtggtggtggtgaggatGAAGCTGCATCTAATGTGACAAAACAGAAGGTTGCGGCAGCTAAGCAATATATTGAAAACCATTACAAGGAGCAGATGAAGAACCTACAAGAAAGAAAAGAGCG GCGTAATTTACTGGAGAAGAAGTTGGCTGATGCTGATGTGTCAGAGGAAGATCAGAACAACCTACTAAAGTATTTGGAACAGAAGGAAACAGAATATATGCGCCTTCAAAGGCATAAAATGGGCGCTGACGATTTTGAGTTACTGACAATGATAGGAAAGGGCGCATTTGGGGAG GTCAGAGTTTGTAGGGAGAAGACTTCAGGAAACGTTTATGCAATGAAGAAGCTTAAAAAATCAGAGATGCTCCGCAGAGGGCAG GTTGAGCATGTTAAAGCTGAAAGAAATCTTCTTGCAGAGGTTGACAGCAATTGCATTGTCAAACTTTATTGTTCTTTCCAAGATGATGAGTTTCTTTATCTTATCATGGAATATCTTCCCGGTGGAGATATGATGACGTTACTCATGAGGAAGGATACTTTGACAGAAGACGAGGCCAGATTTTATGTTGGAGAAACAGTTCTAGCAATCGAGTCTATCCACAAACATAATTATATTCACAG AGATATCAAGCCGGACAACCTATTGCTGGATAGATATGGTCACATGAAACTTTCAGATTTTGGATTGTGCAAACCATTAGACTGTAGTAATCTCCAAGAAGATGACTTTTCTGCGGCAAACAATTCTAATGGGTCTCAACAGAACGATGACGGTTCTACTAGACCAAAACGCACACAGCAGGAGCAGTTGCAACATTGGCAGAGAAACAGGAGGATGCTG GCATATTCTACAGTTGGTACACCTGACTACATTGCACCTGAAGTTTTGCTGAAGAAGGGATATGGAATGGAATGTGATTG GTGGTCACTTGGTGCTATCATGTATGAAATGCTTGTGGGGTATCCGCCGTTCTACTCTGATGAACCCATGTCGACGTGTAGAAAG ATAGTAAATTGGAAAACACATTTAAAATTTCCTGAAGAAGCGAAGCTATCTCCCGAAGCAAAAGATCTAATTAGTAAACTTTTATGCAATGTTGACCAAAGACTGGGAACAAATGGAGCCGATGAGATAAAG GCTCATTCATGGTTTAAGGGTGTGGAATGGGACAGACTATATCAGATGGATGCTGCCTTTATTCCAGAGGTCAATGATGAGTTGGATACTCAAAACTTTGAGAAATTTGAAGAG GCTAAAAACCAAACTCAGACATCATCAAAGTCAGGTCCTTGGAGAAAG ATGCTCTCATCGAAGGATATCAACTTTGTGGGCTACACCTATAAGAATTTCGAAATtgttaatgatgctcaactgccTGGCATGG ctgaattgaagaagaagagcaCCAAAGCAAAGCGTCCGTCCATTAAATCCCTCTTTG ATGAAGAGTCGGAGGAAACCAGTGAACAAGGTGATGTTAGCTTTCGTTCCCAGTCAGAAGTCTCTGATACTAAAAGCGAGTCTCCATGA